A DNA window from Anas acuta chromosome 4, bAnaAcu1.1, whole genome shotgun sequence contains the following coding sequences:
- the FAT1 gene encoding protocadherin Fat 1 isoform X5 translates to MGRYLTMLSLLMLLVQHFGNCEGNQIPHHAPPMQFTQVQYNATVYENSAAKTYVGHPVKMGIYITNPLWDIRYKIISGDNENLFKAEEYVLGNFCFLRIRTKGGNTAILNREVKDHYMLTVKAVEKNTNAETRTKVRIQVLDTNDLRPLFSPTSYSVSLPENTAIRTSIARVSATDADIGTNGEFYYSFKERTDVFAIHPTSGVIVLTGRLDYSDTKRYEMEILAVDRGLKLYGSSGISSMAKLTVHVEQANEYAPVITAVTLTPSESDKDPTYAVVTVEDNDQGPNGEIASLNIVAGDPLQQFRTVRSVPGGKEYRIKAIGPIDWESHPFGYNLTLQAKDKGNPPQFSSVKVVHVTSPLFKSGPVRFEKEIYRAEISEFAPPNTPVIMVKALPSYPHLKYIFKNTPGKVKFNLNTHTGLITTSEPIKAQYSSHFELEVVTSDRRASAKVLIKVLGMNSNPPEFTQTSYKASFDENVPIGTSVMRVSAKDPDEGENGYVTYSIANLNPLPFVINHFSGVISTSEDLDYELMPRLYNLRIRASDWGIPYRREVEVPVTIILNNLNDNVPLFEKINCEGTIPRDLGVGEQITTVSAIDADELQLVRYQIESGNELDLFSLNPNSGVLSLKQPLTDGLGAKISFHSLKITATDGENFAKPLYINITVATSRKPVNLQCEETGVAKMLAEKLLQANKLHSRGEVEDVFFDTHSVNLHAPQFRSTLPSSIEVREDQPVGSSIILMNATDLDTGFNGKLVYVISGGNEDSSFIVDMESGMLKILSPLDREVKDKYTLNITVYDLGIPQKSAWHLLDVRILDANDNPPVFLQDSYFVEVSENKELNSEIIQIEATDKDLGANREVKYSLLTDTDKFTINAVTGVVKVVGVLDREEQHVYFLKIEARDQPTEEPQLFSTVILKVSIEDVNDNPPKFIPSNYHVKIREDLPEGTIITWLEAYDPDLGQSGQVRYSLLDSGDGTFDVDKISGALRIVQRLDYEKKQLYNLTVRAKDKGKPISLSSTCYVEVEVVDVNENLHPPRFSIFADKGFIKEDAPVGSSVMTVSAYDEDTGRDGEIRYSIRDGSGIGVFRIDEEKGIIETADRLDRETTSHYWLTVYATDQGVVPLSSFIEIYIEVGDVNDNAPQTTEPVYYPEVMENSPKDVSVIQIEAFDPDSSSSEKLTYKITSGNPQGFFSINPKTENVEIPKAVPNILRGLPDSGT, encoded by the exons ATGGGAAGATACTTGACTATGCTGTCgctgctgatgctgctggtgcagcaTTTTGGAAACTGTGAAGGAAATCAAATCCCACATCATGCTCCACCAATGCAATTTACACAAGTACAGTATAATGCCACTGTGTATGAGAATTCTGCAGCCAAGACTTACGTTGGGCATCCAGTGAAAATGGGCATTTACATCACAAATCCGTTATGGGACATAagatacaaaattatttctggaGACAATGAGAATTTGTTTAAAGCTGAAGAATATGTTCTtggaaatttctgctttttgagAATACGGACCAAGGGAGGAAACACAGCTATCCTTAACAGAGAGGTAAAAGACCATTATATGCTGACTGTTAAAgcagttgaaaaaaatacaaatgctgaAACACGCACGAAGGTCAGGATACAGGTACTGGATACAAATGACTTGCGGCCTTTGTTTTCTCCAACATCTTACAGTGTTTCTTTGcctgaaaacacagcaataaGGACAAGCATCGCAAGAGTCAGTGCAACAGATGCAGATATAGGAACCAATGGAGAGTTCTACTATAGctttaaagaaagaacagaTGTGTTTGCTATTCATCCAACTAGTGGTGTGATAGTGCTAACTGGTAGACTCGACTACTCGGACACTAAGCGTTATGAAATGGAAATTCTTGCAGTGGATCGTGGACTGAAGCTGTATGGTAGCAGTGGCATCAGCAGTATGGCAAAACTAACTGTGCACGTAGAGCAAGCAAATGAATATGCGCCCGTTATTACAGCTGTTACACTGACTCCCTCAGAATCAGATAAGGATCCAACTTACGCAGTTGTAACTGTAGAGGACAATGATCAAGGTCCAAATGGAGAAATAGCATCATTAAATATTGTTGCAGGTGATCCACTTCAGCAGTTCAGAACAGTGAGGTCTGTTCCAGGAGGTAAAGAATACAGAATCAAAGCCATTGGTCCCATCGACTGGGAGAGCCACCCCTTTGGATACAACCTTACCCTTCAAGCTAAAGATAAAGGAAATCCTCCACAGTTTTCATCTGTAAAAGTTGTTCATGTGACATCACCACTGTTTAAGTCTGGTCCCGTCAGATTTGAAAAAGAGATATATAGAGCTGAAATAAGTGAATTTGCTCCTCCAAACACACCTGTGATAATGGTAAAAGCTCTGCCTAGTTACccccatttaaaatatatatttaaaaacacaccTGGCAAAGTAAAATTCAATTTAAACACTCACACTGGTCTCATTACCACTTCAGAACCCATAAAAGCACAATACTCATCCCATTTTGAACTTGAAGTTGTGACAAGTGACAGAAGAGCTTCTGCAAAAGTATTAATTAAGGTACTAGGCATGAACAGCAATCCTCCTGAATTTACTCAGACATCCTATAAAGCTTCTTTTGATGAGAATGTGCCAATAGGTACTAGTGTCATGAGAGTAAGTGCAAAAGATCCTGATGAAGGGGAAAATGGTTACGTGACTTACAGCATCGCAAACCTAAATCCTTTGCCCTTTGTGATAAACCATTTCAGTGGGGTTATTAGTACCTCAGAAGACTTAGATTATGAATTGATGCCAAGGCTTTACAATTTAAGGATTCGAGCTTCTGATTGGGGTATACCATATCGTCGAGAAGTTGAAGTTCctgttactattattttaaataacctgAATGACAATGTACCTCtgtttgagaaaataaattgtgagGGAACAATCCCCAGGGATCTTGGTGTTGGAGAACAAATAACAACAGTATCTGCCATTGATGCTGATGAGCTTCAGTTGGTGAGATACCAAATTGAATCTGGAAATGAACTGGATTTATTCAGCCTAAATCCAAATTCTGGAGTACTTTCCCTCAAGCAGCCGCTAACAGATGGCCTAGGTGCTaaaatttcttttcacagtTTGAAAATTACAGCTACAGATGGAGAAAACTTTGCAAAACCATTGTATATCAACATAACTGTAGCTACTAGTCGCAAACCGGTCAACTTGCAATGTGAAGAAACTGGCGTTGCCAAAATGCTCGCAGAGAAGCTTTTGCAAGCAAATAAATTGCATAGCCGTGGAGAAGTTGAGGATGTTTTCTTTGACACTCACTCAGTGAATCTGCATGCACCTCAGTTTAGAAGTACACTCCCCAGTAGCATTGAGGTAAGAGAAGACCAACCTGTGGGCTCCAGCATAATACTTATGAATGCTACTGATCTTGATACTGGCTTCAATGGAAAGTTAGTGTATGTTATCTCTGGAGGTAATGAAGATAGTAGTTTCATTGTTGACATGGAAAGTGGAATGCTGAAAATCTTGTCTCCCCTTGACCGCGAAGTAAAAGATAAATATACACTGAACATTACTGTCTACGATCTTGGAATACCACAGAAGTCTGCCTGGCACCTTCTAGATGTAAGAATTTTGGATGCTAATGACAACCCACCAGTGTTCCTACAAGACAGCTATTTTGTAGAAGTGAGTGAAAACAAAGAGCTGAACAGTGAAATTATTCAAATTGAAGCTACAGATAAAGATTTGGGGGCTAATAGAGAAGTAAAATACTCTCTTCTTACAGATACAGACAAGTTTACTATTAATGCTGTGACAGGAGTTGTGAAAGTTGTGGGGGTTCTGGATCGTGAGGAACAGCATGTCTATTTCTTGAAAATAGAGGCTAGGGACCAACCTACTGAAGAACCTCAATTATTTTCAACAGTTATTTTGAAAGTGTCTATAGAAGATGTTAACGATAATCCTCCTAAATTTATTCCTTCAAATTATCATGTGAAAATTCGAGAAGATCTTCCTGAGGGAACAATTATTACATGGCTAGAAGCCTATGATCCTGATTTAGGCCAGTCAGGTCAAGTACGGTACAGTCTTTTGGACAGTGGAGATGGCACCTTTGATGTTGATAAAATAAGCGGAGCACTACGTATTGTACAAAGACTGgattatgaaaagaaacaactttATAACCTGACTGTGCGGGCCAAGGACAAAGGAAAACCCATTTCATTGTCCTCTACGTGTTATGTTGAAGTGGAGGTAGTTGATGTGAATGAGAACTTGCACCCGCCACGGTTCTCTATATTTGCTGATAAAGGCTTTATAAAAGAAGATGCTCCTGTTGGCTCCTCAGTAATGACAGTATCTGCTTATGACGAAGACACAGGACGAGATGGGGAGATTCGATATTCTATCAGAGATGGGTCTGGTATAGGAGTCTTCCGCATAGATGAAGAAAAAG GTATTATTGAGACAGCTGATCGCCTGGATCGTGAGACTACTTCACATTACTGGTTGACTGTTTATGCAACAGACCAAGGTGTTGTGCCTTTATCATCTTTCATTGAAATCTACATAGAAGTTGGTGATGTTAACGACAATGCTCCTCAGACAACAGAACCAGTTTATTACCCAGAGGTCATGGAAAATTCACCTAAAGATGTATCTGTCATTCAGATTGAGGCATTTGATCCAGATTCTAGCTCAAGTGAAAAGTTAACCTACAAGATTACAAGTGGAAATCCACAAGGATTCTTTTCGATAAACCCCAAAACTG